A stretch of the Streptomyces ortus genome encodes the following:
- a CDS encoding DegT/DnrJ/EryC1/StrS family aminotransferase: MSTAARLRAAGVGAGDEVIVPAFGNAEVAEAVIATGALPVFVDIDPSTYCVDAAEVEAAVGPRTAALVAVHRFGRLADMPRLWDIGRRRGLLVLEQGESEAPHAEVEERRAHATYLDGRLRGVRTPECGAGHTYQQYVVRVLGNGRPDRDAFARAVRAKGVECRVPVKTPVHRMPAFRRDVCLPETERAADETLALPVNASLTKREMQRIVSACNALGGLLQPAF; encoded by the coding sequence ATGAGTACTGCAGCAAGGCTCAGGGCCGCGGGTGTCGGAGCCGGTGACGAGGTCATCGTGCCGGCGTTCGGGAACGCAGAGGTCGCCGAGGCCGTCATCGCGACCGGCGCGCTACCGGTGTTCGTCGACATCGATCCCAGTACGTACTGCGTCGACGCCGCCGAGGTCGAGGCGGCTGTCGGGCCGCGGACGGCCGCACTGGTCGCCGTCCACCGCTTCGGGCGGCTCGCCGACATGCCGCGCCTGTGGGACATCGGCCGGCGCCGCGGGCTGCTGGTGCTCGAACAGGGCGAGTCCGAGGCGCCGCACGCCGAGGTCGAGGAGCGTAGGGCACATGCCACCTACCTCGACGGGCGGTTGCGGGGAGTGCGGACTCCGGAGTGCGGAGCGGGGCACACCTACCAGCAGTACGTCGTGCGGGTGTTGGGGAACGGACGGCCGGACCGCGATGCCTTCGCACGGGCTGTGCGGGCCAAGGGCGTCGAATGCAGGGTGCCGGTGAAGACACCCGTGCACCGGATGCCCGCGTTCAGGCGGGACGTCTGTCTGCCGGAGACGGAACGGGCCGCCGACGAGACGCTCGCGCTGCCCGTCAACGCGTCGCTGACGAAGCGGGAGATGCAGCGGATCGTGTCCGCGTGCAATGCCCTCGGCGGACTGCTCCAGCCTGCCTTCTGA